From the Carassius auratus strain Wakin unplaced genomic scaffold, ASM336829v1 scaf_tig00214901, whole genome shotgun sequence genome, the window CATGAGAATTGCCAccaactgtttttctttttgcatatgTAGGTGGCACAGGATGGGGAGAATTTGCTTTATCTTTCCACTTGAAGGGGAATGTATTTATGGAGTCATTCAAAAATTCCAAAGTGAAGTATTTCTTTGCGgtgaagacagaaagacaaagagcTATTTCGAAAGGAACAATTCCTTCAAATAAATCATGCACTATGTCCGGTGGAAAGCCAGTAGTGACATTAAAATGAGCAAGTTTTTCTGACAAAACACAAGTCTTCTTAACACCAAAACAACTGGCCAACGATTCCTCCTCAAGTGTTTTAAGATGTCTTGCGTGACTTTCCTCTGTCCTTAAAGAAAATGTTCCACTGCCCACGTCCCTTGTCTGAATTTCTGGTTTCGAGGCCGTACAAAACCTACAAACATAAGCACTCGAAAAACTCTCCACAAAACCAGCACAACCATGCGCACCCAGGTTGTCCGCAACAACACATTGCACTGTCCCCTTTACACATTTTCCTAACTTGCTCACAAATATACCATGTTGCTCTAAAATAACCAAGTCCTTAATTAAAGGTTCTAGAGCAGCGCTATATCCATACTCATTTACAtcctcacttttgatcaatgcagCCAAGTAGATTGATGACAATGCAGAGTGCAAACCAGGCGGCAGATTGCCTAAAATCCAGTATAGGGCacagattttatgttttttgcgTGAGGTGCCAAGAGGATTGCAAACCTCAAAATCATCTATGTACAGAATTATTGAAATTGCACACTCGTTTGAGAAAAGGCTGTGTTCTTTAAAAATTTCACCATCCCAGAGACATCTGTAAACCTGCTTCTCACTTGACACCGATTGAAGTTTCTCCTTTAAATTAACTGCATTGCTGAGGATAGTCTCACAATTTAAAACCTGCTGCAATAATTTTAATAAGGGAATATACTGAAATGATCTTCTGTTCTTTTTATCCAATACATATTCCACAGATTCCACTACAAAGAAATTACGTCTATAATATTTGTTGCGCCTATATGCAGTAGATAGAGGGCCGTCTTTTCCAATAGCAAGTTGAATAGGATGTGCGGTACAAAGTTCTTTGGCTAACTCTTGGACTAATGACCCAACAACCTGACAATTATGATCCACTAAAAATTCAGTAATTGTCTTCTGAGTGTCTGGAATAGACACAGTCCCAATGACATACTGCAGTTCCTCAAGGAGTACATTTACAGCTGCACTTGACACCAGGTAACTATGTTCCAATTTCAGTAGAACTGAGGCTAACTTTAGCTCAACTTCTTCTGTATAATGTCTAGGTTCTTCCAAAGTTGGTTCTTCAACTAGTAGATCCTCATTTAAATCAATGTCAGAGTCAACTGAATCTAAAGCAGATGGATTAAAGTGTGATCTATGAACAATTCCAGGTTTTAAATCTCTTGTTGTACACACTTTGTGTTTTCTCCATTTGTGAGTGTGGAAACTTCCATATACATTGGTTTGATATGAACAGCCAACATACATACAAGTAactgattcattattttttaaatgttggccA encodes:
- the LOC113093153 gene encoding uncharacterized protein LOC113093153 isoform X1, with product MWRCKHCGHCCTRRSELLKHYRLSHHHYGRHHFLCLYESCPFSSKTWNALLKHLSTHHPSSHSSREDISHFKCHVCDYSQLASETDFFHHIGQHLKNNESVTCMYVGCSYQTNVYGSFHTHKWRKHKVCTTRDLKPGIVHRSHFNPSALDSVDSDIDLNEDLLVEEPTLEEPRHYTEEVELKLASVLLKLEHSYLVSSAAVNVLLEELQYVIGTVSIPDTQKTITEFLVDHNCQVVGSLVQELAKELCTAHPIQLAIGKDGPLSTAYRRNKYYRRNFFVVESVEYVLDKKNRRSFQYIPLLKLLQQVLNCETILSNAVNLKEKLQSVSSEKQVYRCLWDGEIFKEHSLFSNECAISIILYIDDFEVCNPLGTSRKKHKICALYWILGNLPPGLHSALSSIYLAALIKSEDVNEYGYSAALEPLIKDLVILEQHGIFVSKLGKCVKGTVQCVVADNLGAHGCAGFVESFSSAYVCRFCTASKPEIQTRDVGSGTFSLRTEESHARHLKTLEEESLASCFGVKKTCVLSEKLAHFNVTTGFPPDIVHDLFEGIVPFEIALCLSVFTAKKYFTLEFLNDSINTFPFKWKDKANSPHPVPPTYAKRKTVGGNSHENWSLIRFLPLLLGHKVPADEPAWNLLTDLKDIVDLVVTPVHTDETIAYLNFKISEHRVRFKEVFPDSNLLPKHHFLEHYPQLIYQFGPLVLLWTLRFEGKHSFFKRVVRHTTCFKNVLFSLAERHQLSLAHQLYSFNFPKPLLEVKHCSTVSTDVLKDEIAQAVKQKHPNVKEVSLTENVIYNGFNYRLGMILSYGSIEGIPAFTEIIQMVVLKNELAFVVRKLSSWYIEHFRAFQLETSPSKEIEVLEPSQLTDPYPLVDYTVGAMRLITLKRYIHI